The proteins below come from a single Sorghum bicolor cultivar BTx623 chromosome 4, Sorghum_bicolor_NCBIv3, whole genome shotgun sequence genomic window:
- the LOC110434932 gene encoding basic leucine zipper 9-like isoform X2 codes for MKKCPSELELEAFLRGREDATAAAAAAVAEQKPVHDVAALAPFGAGGVFPPSDLSAFSFADSNTLNGSIHNHLWSHNHNVRHPAVSTTIESQSSICAASPTSATNLYLKESQTLGGTSGSDSDSESLLDIEGGPCEQSTNPQDVKRMRRMVSNRESARRSRKRKQAHLADLETQVDQLRGENASLFKQLTDANQQFTTAVTDNRILKSDVEALRVKVKLAEDMVARGALSCGLGSLGLSPVLNPRQACRGPDVLSGLDFPGDDACFTGLSATEQLQNSPLQSIASLESLENRMASEVTSCGGPGVDVWPWDHSNGGLSK; via the exons ATGAAGAAGTGCCCATCGGAGCTGGAGCTGGAGGCCTTCCTCCGCGGCCGGGAGGacgccacggcggcggcggcggcggcggtggccgaGCAGAAGCCTGTGCACGACGTCGCTGCGCTGGCGCCGTTCGGCGCAGGTGGCGTGTTCCCCCCCAGCGATCTGTCCGCCTTCAGCTTCGCTGACTCG AACACCCTCAATGGAAGCATTCATAATCACCTATGGTCCCATAACCACAACGTGAGGCATCCTGCAGTCTCCACGACAATCGAGTCGCAATCGTCAATCTGTG cagcaagtcCAACATCAGCTACCAACCTATATCTGAAAGAGAGCCAAACTTTGGGTGGCACAAGTGGTTCAGACTCCGATAGTGAATCGCTGTTGGATATCGAGGGTGGTCCATGCGAACAAAGCACAAACCCACAGGACGTGAAGAGAATGCGACG GATGGTGTCGAACCGTGAGTCTGCTCGACGGTCGAGGAAGAGGAAGCAAGCCCACCTAGCTGATCTTGAGACACAG GTTGACCAGCTGCGAGGCGAGAATGCATCGCTCTTTAAGCAGCTGACAGACGCCAACCAGCAATTCACAACCGCAGTCACGGACAACAGGATCTTGAAATCAGATGTGGAGGCCCTCAGAGTCAAG GTGAAGCTGGCGGAGGACATGGTGGCCCGTGGCGCGCTGTCGTGCGGGCTGGGCAGCCTGGGGCTGTCGCCGGTGCTGAACCCGCGGCAGGCGTGCCGTGGCCCCGACGTGCTGTCCGGCCTGGACTTCCCCGGCGACGACGCGTGCTTCACGGGGCTGTCCGCGACGGAGCAGCTCCAGAACTCGCCGCTGCAGAGCATCGCCAGCCTCGAGAGCCTGGAGAACCGGATGGCTAGCGAGGTGACGAGCTGCGGCGGCCCCGGCGTCGACGTCTGGCCGTGGGATCACTCCAACGGCGGGCTTTCCAAGTGA
- the LOC110434932 gene encoding basic leucine zipper 9-like isoform X1, whose translation MKKCPSELELEAFLRGREDATAAAAAAVAEQKPVHDVAALAPFGAGGVFPPSDLSAFSFADSNTLNGSIHNHLWSHNHNVRHPAVSTTIESQSSICAAASPTSATNLYLKESQTLGGTSGSDSDSESLLDIEGGPCEQSTNPQDVKRMRRMVSNRESARRSRKRKQAHLADLETQVDQLRGENASLFKQLTDANQQFTTAVTDNRILKSDVEALRVKVKLAEDMVARGALSCGLGSLGLSPVLNPRQACRGPDVLSGLDFPGDDACFTGLSATEQLQNSPLQSIASLESLENRMASEVTSCGGPGVDVWPWDHSNGGLSK comes from the exons ATGAAGAAGTGCCCATCGGAGCTGGAGCTGGAGGCCTTCCTCCGCGGCCGGGAGGacgccacggcggcggcggcggcggcggtggccgaGCAGAAGCCTGTGCACGACGTCGCTGCGCTGGCGCCGTTCGGCGCAGGTGGCGTGTTCCCCCCCAGCGATCTGTCCGCCTTCAGCTTCGCTGACTCG AACACCCTCAATGGAAGCATTCATAATCACCTATGGTCCCATAACCACAACGTGAGGCATCCTGCAGTCTCCACGACAATCGAGTCGCAATCGTCAATCTGTG cagcagcaagtcCAACATCAGCTACCAACCTATATCTGAAAGAGAGCCAAACTTTGGGTGGCACAAGTGGTTCAGACTCCGATAGTGAATCGCTGTTGGATATCGAGGGTGGTCCATGCGAACAAAGCACAAACCCACAGGACGTGAAGAGAATGCGACG GATGGTGTCGAACCGTGAGTCTGCTCGACGGTCGAGGAAGAGGAAGCAAGCCCACCTAGCTGATCTTGAGACACAG GTTGACCAGCTGCGAGGCGAGAATGCATCGCTCTTTAAGCAGCTGACAGACGCCAACCAGCAATTCACAACCGCAGTCACGGACAACAGGATCTTGAAATCAGATGTGGAGGCCCTCAGAGTCAAG GTGAAGCTGGCGGAGGACATGGTGGCCCGTGGCGCGCTGTCGTGCGGGCTGGGCAGCCTGGGGCTGTCGCCGGTGCTGAACCCGCGGCAGGCGTGCCGTGGCCCCGACGTGCTGTCCGGCCTGGACTTCCCCGGCGACGACGCGTGCTTCACGGGGCTGTCCGCGACGGAGCAGCTCCAGAACTCGCCGCTGCAGAGCATCGCCAGCCTCGAGAGCCTGGAGAACCGGATGGCTAGCGAGGTGACGAGCTGCGGCGGCCCCGGCGTCGACGTCTGGCCGTGGGATCACTCCAACGGCGGGCTTTCCAAGTGA
- the LOC8077197 gene encoding uncharacterized protein LOC8077197 → MGCSSSKLDEEAAVKTCHDRKSFVKKAIAQRDLLASSHVAYVQSLRRVSMALVYYFAEDEHLYRLQEASYVHYPGSPEKVLVVNCLRPAGAPVHPVVEQWEPPEAIEAATIDRFFGTDMNSTPVSPQPPRWDLFWDPFSSLADHPNYGVEEVKGDQEDEQIPELEEESDDDDGGGGGEGEAEEVEEKGEPAAVAAPVVPPPPAREKVGRKVDHVKNELRVLATAEVEQHNGAPGFTVYVDRPPTSMGEAMDDIQGHFRKILDTAKEVSVLLEVVPYQRRVQPPVPRDDGEEQGAPEVPPEPFELFQSHKESLDRLYEWEKRLYEEVRAGEKVRLAYEKKCALLRSQDANGAEPIAIEKTRVVVRDLRTKLDISLTSVDAVSRRIAAVRDDELLPQLMQLVRGLARMWRVIADAHRVMKRTADDSIALLTSSAAAAEAARPVPTGEGGTRGPPPPPGAARAAAGAGALGSELRGWRAALEAWAESQRAYAAALWGWARSCVKDGEDMPRLIVGWARAVDSVDVEPATRAVDAVAAEAAAVASAAKRQRGGGEEWFNEEEGKKKVCVALAAALGAIAEAGGLAVFGYDELLLEMEMGAREREREIAGRDEESIQN, encoded by the exons ATGGGCTGCTCCTCGTCGAAGCTGGACGAAGAGGCGGCCGTGAAGACCTGCCACGACCGCAAGAGCTTCGTGAAGAAGGCGATCGCGCAGCGGGACCTCCTGGCCTCCTCCCACGTCGCCTACGTCCAGTCGCTCCGCCGCGTCTCCATGGCCCTCGTCTACTACTTCGCCGAGGACGAGCACCTCTACCGGCTGCAGGAGGCCTCGTACGTGCACTACCCGGGCTCGCCCGAGAAGGTTCTCGTCGTCAACTGCCTGAGACCGGCGGGGGCTCCGGTGCATCCGGTGGTGGAGCAGTGGGAACCGCCTGAAGCCATTGAGGCCGCCACGATCGATCGATTCTTCGGGACGGATATGAATAGCACGCCGGTATCGCCGCAGCCGCCGAGATGGGACCTCTTTTGGGACCCTTTCTCCTCATTAGCCGATCATCCAAATTACGGCGTCGAGGAGGTgaaaggggatcaagaagaTGAACAGATACCGGAGCTGGAGGAAGAgagtgacgacgacgacggcggcggcggcggagaaggCGAAGCAGAGGAAGTAGAGGAGAAGGGTGAACCGGCTGCAGTAGCAGCACCggtggtgccgccgccgccggcgagggAGAAGGTGGGGAGAAAGGTGGATCATGTGAAGAACGAGCTGAGAGTGCTGGCAACTGCAGAAGTCGAGCAGCATAATGGCGCACCCGGCTTCACCGTGTACGTCGACCGGCCCCCGACGAGCATGGGGGAGGCCATGGATGATATCCAGGGCCATTTCAGGAAGATTCTTGACACTGCCAAAGAGGTCTCCGTGCTGCTGGAGGTTGTCCCCTACCAGAGGAGAG TTCAACCACCTGTGCCGAGGGACGACGGCGAGGAGCAGGGCGCCCCGGAGGTCCCGCCGGAGCCATTCGAGCTGTTCCAGAGCCACAAGGAGAGCCTTGACCGGCTCTACGAGTGGGAGAAGAGGCTGTACGAGGAGGTCAGG GCAGGGGAGAAAGTCCGGCTGGCCTACGAGAAGAAGTGCGCGCTGCTGAGGAGCCAGGACGCCAATGGCGCCGAGCCGATCGCCATCGAGAAGACGAGGGTTGTCGTCAGGGACCTCCGGACCAAGCTGGACATCTCCCTCACCTCCGTCGACGCCGTGTCCAGGAGGATCGCCGCGGTGCGCGACGACGAGCTCCTGCCGCAGCTCATGCAGCTCGTCCGAGG GCTGGCGAGGATGTGGAGAGTGATCGCGGACGCGCACCGGGTGATGAAGCGCACCGCCGACGACTCGATCGCGCTCCTCACGTCCTCGGCCGCCGCGGCCGAAGCCGCTCGGCCCGTCCCGACAGGCGAAGGAGGTACCAGGGGCCCGCCACCGCCCCCAGGCGcagcgcgcgcggcggcgggcgcgggcgcgctcGGGTCGGAGCTCCGCGGCTGGCGCGCGGCGCTGGAGGCCTGGGCGGAGTCGCAGCGCGCGTACGCGGCCGCGCTCTGGGGCTGGGCGCGGAGCTGCGTCAAGGACGGCGAGGACATGCCGCGCCTGATCGTGGGGTGGGCGCGCGCGGTGGATTCCGTGGACGTGGAGCCGGCGACCAGGGCCGTGGACGCGGTCGCGGCGGAGGCGGCCGCCGTCGCGTCGGCCGCGAAGCGGCAGCGCGGCGGGGGCGAGGAGTGGTTCAACGAGGAAGAGGGGAAGAAGAAGGTCTGCGTGGCGCTCGCCGCGGCGCTGGGAGCCATCGCTGAGGCTGGTGGCTTGGCCGTCTTTGGGTACGACGAGCTGCTGCTGGAGATGGAGATGGGAGCCAGGGAACGAGAGCGAGAGATCGCCGGCAGGGACGAGGAATCCATCCAAAACTGA